AACCACCCGGCCAAAGTCGGTACAATAGCCCTGGTAGATTGCGCCAAAGTCAAAGTCAACCACGGTGCCCGGGGTAAAGGGGTCTTTGGTCAGATAATCGCGGTCCAGGGCCTGGCGGGGAAAATCCTGGCCCCAGCCCAATACGGCCGTGGTCATAGACGGCTCTGCGCCCAATTGCCGGATCTGATGGTCCAACTCGGCGGCCACATCCGCTTCGTTATCACCCAGCCGCATCCGCTGGACCACCTGGCCAAAAACTTGATCCGTGATCTCGGCTGCTTTCTGTAGCATGGCCAACTCTTCCGGCCCTTTGATGGCCCGGATAGGGGCCATTACCTCGGATGCGACAGTAGGCTCTATGGTGGGCGCTGCCCGGAGAAGGTCAATCAGAAATTGGCTCCAGGCCCGATCCTCAATCGCCACCCGTTTACCCGCCAGCCCCAGGTCGGCGGCAATTTGTTTCAGAAACGTCGTTGAATGCCCGTCATCTTCCAGCACCCGAACCGGCCAGCCCGCTTCATTCTGCAACTCATAGTCGGCTGCCATTCGCGGTGCCGTAAAAAACGGCTCATGTTCCAGGGTGATCCAGGCGCCCATCACCCAGCCGTTGGTCCATAGCAGGTGGGCAAAGGTGGGTTTGCGCCGCCGTTCCCCCAACAAATACTCCAGGTTGGCCGAGGGTGATAGGAACATCGCCTCAAGGCCGAGGTCTTGCATCCTGGCGCGCACTTTATGCAAACGCTGATAAAGTAACTCACGATTCATCACTTTCTCCTGCTCCAAAATCTTATCTTTGTTGGATGATGTGGAACGATTGTAATCGGAGTTGCTGAATTTTGCCAATTTTCAGCAGGGATAGGGTGCGGTTTCTGCCCTATGACCCCAAAATTGGTCCAGACCCTCGCCTATAGCTCATTTTGATTTATTTGACGATTCAGGGGTATACTAAAACTACGCTAATTTTGCCTTACCCTCCTGATTTCCCAATGAGGCAGATATTTTTGGAAGGCGGGTTAGAGATGAAAACCTATTTATTTCCAAACATCCCTGGTTAAGGTTGCCTGAATTATGTCTACCCAAATTTTGACCACCAAACTTTATATTCCTCCCCCCCGTCCTGAACTGGTGCCTCGCCTCCGGCTGTTGGCGCGTCTCAACCGGGGTTTGTCGGGCCAGCCGGGCGTTGCCCTCGTCTCTGCGCCGGCCGGTTTTGGTAAAACCACCCTGTTGAGCCATTGGCTCCGGCAAACCACGCTGCCTGCCGCCTGGCTAACGCTTGATCGTGACGACAACGACCCGGTGCGTTTTTTGCTATACCTGATTGCGGCCCTGGAAACAGTGCAGCCGGATGTTGGCGCGGATACCGTGGCTGTGTTGCAGTCGCCCCAGCCTTCGCCCCCAAAAAGCATTCTCACAATGCTGATTAATGATATTGCGGCTGTGCCGGCCGATTTTATTTTGGTGCTGGACGACTATCACGTTATCGAGCAGCCAGCCATTCACGAGGCGCTGACCTTTTTGCTCGATCACCTGCCCCCGCAGATGCACTTGGTCATTGCCGGCCGCGCCGACCCACCCCTGCCGTTGCCCCGCCTACGCACGCGCCATCAACTCACCGAACTCCGCGAAGCCGATCTGCGTTTCACCCAGGAGGAAGCAGTGATGTTTCTCAACCAGGCCATGGAATTAAATCTCACCCCCCAGGATGTGGCGGCGTTGGAAGCCCGCACCGAGGGTTGGATTGCCGGGCTGCAACTGGCGGCGCTCTCAATCCGGGGACGCGCCCCCAGGTCTATCCCTGATTTTGTTAAAGCTTTCAGTGGCAGCCACCATCACATTATTGACTACCTGGCCGAAGAAGTGATGGCCCAGCAACCCCCCGAATTCCACGATTTTTTGTGCCAGACGGCCATTTTGGATCACCTGACCGCGCAATTATGCAATGCCGTCACCGGGCGCAGCGACAGCGAGGCCATCTTGACCCAGTTGGAGCATGCCAACCTGTTCCTGATTCCGCTTGACGACCGGCGGCAATGGTATCGCTACCATCGCCTCTTTGCCGACTTTTTGCGCAGCCACCTGCGCCGGGACTTCCCCCGCCAAATTGCCGATCTGCACCGCCGGGCCAGCGCCTGGTACGAGCAGGAGGGCTTGCCGGACGGCGCCATTGAGCATGCTTTGAGCGCCCAGGATTTTGACCGGGCCGCCGGCCTCGTTGAACAGGCCGCCGACCTTACCTTGATGTGGAGCGAGGTAGCCACATTACAGGGTTGGATTGAGGCGCTGCCCGATGAAGTGGTGCGGGCCAATCCGCTTCTCTGCGTTTATCACGCCTGGACTTTATCCTTGAACGGAAGCCCTATTGAAGCGGCCGAGGTCCGCTTGCAAACCGCGCAAATTGCGCCAACCGCAGACTCGGTTGCGGCGGAGGTATTGGCCTTTCGGGTTTGGCTGGCGGCTATCAGAGGAGATACGCGTTACACGCTTGAGCTGTCGCAGCAGGCCCTGGCCCTTTTGCCGGAGAATAGTTTATTTATGCGGGGCATTGTGGCGGCCAGTGTGGGCCTGGTTTACCTGTGGGCCGGCGACATCCCGGCGGCAACCCAGGCCTTTGCCGAAGTGGCCCGGATAGGCCAACAAACCGGCAATATGATTGTCAGCGGGCTGGCTCAAGCCCGGTTGGCCCAATTGGCCATGGTTAAAGGACGCCTGCAAGAATCAAAGCGGCTGCTTGAAAAGGCCCTGGTCCTGACCACAGACAACCGGGGCCGCCTGCGACCTGTGGCCGGCGTGGCCCTTTTTGGCCTGGGCTGGTTAGCGGCGGAATGGAATGATCTGGCGGAGGCGGCCCGCCAATTGACCGCCGGTATCGAGTTGACCCGGCGCTGGTCGGAAGTTGGTTGCCTGCAAGGTTATATTGTTTTGGCCCTGGTCAAACAGATGCAGAACGACTCGTCCGGGGCGGACGAGGCTATTCAACAAGCCCGGCAACTGGCCGCAAAGTTTGATGCTATGGAGATTGATGATCAGATGGTGGCGTCGTACCAGGCCCGTTTGTGGGTGGCGCAGGGGAACCTTGAATCCGCCCGGCGGTGGGCCAAAGAACGCAACCTGACCAAAGTAGTCAATATGCGGGAGTTGGAAATTGCAGCCGGCGAGTTTTCGCCCTTCCTGCGGGCTTTGGAGTACATTGTTCTGGCCCGGCTATTTTTGGCTCAGGGTCGCCCCGATGATGCCCTGGCCGTGCTGGAACCTTTGCAAAAGGCAGCCGATGCAGCCGAGTGGGTGTGGTATGTATTGGAGATTCTTATTCTCAAAGCAAGGGCCTACCAGGCTCAGGGTCATTCTGACCAGGCGCTTGCTGCTTTAGAGCAGGCCCTGCTTATGGCCGAGCCGGAAGGCTATATCCGTATTTTTATTGATGAAGGCCAACCGATAGCGGCCCTATT
The sequence above is drawn from the Anaerolineae bacterium genome and encodes:
- a CDS encoding aminopeptidase P family protein — encoded protein: MNRELLYQRLHKVRARMQDLGLEAMFLSPSANLEYLLGERRRKPTFAHLLWTNGWVMGAWITLEHEPFFTAPRMAADYELQNEAGWPVRVLEDDGHSTTFLKQIAADLGLAGKRVAIEDRAWSQFLIDLLRAAPTIEPTVASEVMAPIRAIKGPEELAMLQKAAEITDQVFGQVVQRMRLGDNEADVAAELDHQIRQLGAEPSMTTAVLGWGQDFPRQALDRDYLTKDPFTPGTVVDFDFGAIYQGYCTDFGRVVYFGEPTPEYLSAYRAVVEAEESAIAAMRGGAITAEALYVLALQIVEEAGFGAYSPDRLGHGIGMDIHEPPFLDKGIPDVLEAGMVFTVEPQIIKGPLLVRIEDLVVVGERGSKQLTHFSKEPLVIN